In one window of Frigoriglobus tundricola DNA:
- a CDS encoding sugar phosphate isomerase/epimerase family protein, giving the protein MPLRVSAFPKCYLDAIAGARSMSVFDWIEMSKALDCDGLEMYEGFFTSLEPGYLDSVGDAIRATGRAMPMLCCSPDFTNPDADARKRAIDKECDMVRVTRRLGGPRAVCRVLSGPRYPDVSRQQGLEWCVECITAVLPVARECDVVLGLENHYKDGFWKYPEFAQKKDVFLDLVNAISDRTHFGVQYDPSNAVVAGDDPLELLRAVADRVVSMHASDRYLVDGATLDDLRAADGTIGYFDKLRHGVTGKGLNDFDAIFRTLADHRYSGWVSIEDGMNGMGEMAESLAFLRRVTALYFP; this is encoded by the coding sequence GACGCCATCGCGGGCGCGCGGAGCATGTCCGTCTTCGACTGGATCGAGATGTCGAAGGCGCTCGATTGCGACGGCCTCGAAATGTACGAGGGCTTCTTCACCAGCCTCGAGCCCGGCTACCTCGACTCGGTGGGCGATGCCATTCGCGCCACGGGCCGCGCCATGCCCATGCTCTGCTGCTCCCCGGACTTCACGAACCCGGACGCCGACGCCCGCAAGCGCGCCATCGACAAGGAATGCGACATGGTCCGCGTCACGCGCCGGCTGGGCGGGCCGCGTGCCGTGTGTCGCGTCCTGAGCGGCCCGCGCTACCCCGACGTGTCGCGCCAACAGGGTCTGGAGTGGTGCGTCGAGTGCATCACCGCGGTGCTGCCGGTCGCGCGCGAATGCGATGTCGTCCTCGGACTGGAGAACCACTACAAGGACGGCTTCTGGAAGTACCCCGAGTTCGCACAGAAAAAGGACGTGTTCCTCGACCTCGTGAACGCGATCTCCGACCGCACGCACTTCGGCGTTCAGTACGATCCGTCGAACGCGGTCGTGGCCGGCGACGACCCCCTCGAACTCCTCCGCGCCGTTGCCGATCGGGTGGTGAGTATGCACGCCAGCGACCGCTACCTCGTGGACGGCGCCACACTCGATGACCTCCGTGCGGCCGACGGCACCATCGGCTACTTCGATAAGCTCCGGCACGGCGTCACGGGCAAGGGGCTGAACGACTTCGATGCGATCTTCCGCACCCTCGCCGACCACCGCTACAGCGGGTGGGTCAGCATCGAAGACGGAATGAACGGCATGGGCGAAATGGCCGAGTCGCTTGCGTTCCTGCGTCGCGTCACGGCCTTATACTTCCCATGA